Below is a window of Penaeus monodon isolate SGIC_2016 chromosome 26, NSTDA_Pmon_1, whole genome shotgun sequence DNA.
GGCTAAGCATGCAACGGTGGGCGAGGAAGTCTCCGCTCTCGCACACTGGCCCAACGACATCCATCACAGCCCTCTCCTGTTGGGGAACATGCAGTGAGGAAAAGAACAGATTCCTAACCAAAGTCATTTAAAGCTacagaaataaaactaaaattataagCAAATGTATACCAACGAAATGCGATCACACCAACGCCAAAGACGGTGACAGTGACAAAGCGTCAGTCGAACCCCTAAGAATAAGGGTGAGTCCGATATGCAAGCTGTGGCTCGCCCGGGGTATGCCTATAGGGGAGCCCAGCCTTTGCTGACTCGGTTACAGTGTGTCAGCTGATGTTGGCTCGGCTGAGCTTAGTCCTAAccaccgtggtgcccaaccacagtAGTAACCTCCAGACAACTTGAAAGCCGAcactttaccactgtactagcctatCTCTGCTGCTACTACTTAGATGGACCAATGGCATTGTGACTTACTTTGATAAAGGAAAACGAGCTGTCTGAAAACATACTTGCTTTCTTTCAGGTCAGTCTTATTAGAATCCTACTGAcagatgaaaatatttataaaataaaaaataatatactctaTAGTTATAAGATAATAAATGTGAAACGTAGGCCGATCAAAACAATCTTTTGTTAAAGTTCCTTTCCCTGCATGGTCTGCATGTTAATCAGAATTACTCTCCATAACACATAGTTATCATTTTCTCTATATTGCTGACCTAGTATCACCTATGAgattataaattttgataattatcaaataattatatcACCGTACTATTTGTAAATAAGCTATTACATGAGGATCTATCAGTTCTGAGCTAATATTCAAAGAGCTCCAATACTGAAATGACAATTTCATTACTGAGTAAATATTTCCTTTCTTGACAATTGGACGATAAATCACGTGTTTTAAAACTAATTCACTGCTGAATGAAATTTAGTTATTGCCTTTCCATAGTGTATGCTGGTCAGAAACCTGTGATAATGGAGAAATTGAGACTGACCATAAAAGATCCAGTTCATTTTGGTAGTGTTACTGACCTGACTAGATGGGATAGTCACGTGAGTCACGGGATGATGGGCTCCATACAGGGCAGGACGAATGACTTCAGTCATAGCAGCGTCCACCATGAGGAACCTGCGCTCTCCATTAACCTTCATCCCTAACACTTCTGTCATTAATACACCTGTAAAAGCACAAGAGCCCATTAACACCACTAAATTCTgcggtaaaggaaaaaaaaaaaaacactagtcaggctgtatatgtctattttttacCTTACCAGCTGTTGCCACAAGAGATCTGCCAGGCTCCAGCAAGAGCGTAGAGCCctcagggaggaggggaaggattgcACCCACGAGTTTCTCTGGGGTTGCAGGGCGCTCCTCGTTTTTCCCTGATAATCCTGACAGCCGAATATTGAGTCCACCTCCCAGGTTGATGGTGGACGCCCTAGGCCATCCTCGTTCTCGGATCTGTGGCGGGAACTGCAGCCCTATATCTAACTTGTTTATAAACTGACGTATCCACAAAAAGTCAAGGctcatatatagttttttatatgtatgtacaagacACTGACAAGCCATGATTTACTGTATAAAAATGGAATGTAAGAATTTAatcacagaaataaaaacaggATTGTGATAAGATGAACCTaggtttatttttaataaattctatGACTGTTTTACAGATTGAATCTTTTACCAACCCTAATAAAGCATTATCGCATATTTAACAACCCTAAATAAAGCATTTTGTCCACTATTTGCAAGTTGAAAAGAGTTTTACAAAATTTCTAACAGTTTCGTCCTCAGGTCTAGTGCTGAGTCTAAACTGGACACTTCACTTTTCGATTGAATTTGTTTAGCCGTGTGCAGTTTTATTACAAAATAGGCATAATCTCACAAGGCTAAACCCCATCGCCGTATATGCTGAACAGTTTTTAGTGTGATGCTTTCNNNNNNNNNNNNNNNNNNNNNNNNNNNNNNNNNNNNNNNNNNNNNNNNNNNNNNNNNNNNNNNNNNNNNNNNNNNNNNNNNNNNNNNNNNNNNNNNNNNNtgtcttatttttttatggcCAATGATATTACATTTCTCACTCTCATCATATAAATTTTGATCAACAACCTTCTTTATCACAGACTTAACTGGTTGACCAATATAGTTTATCCCTTCAATTTCTTTTGGATTTGTTAGGTTTGCATTACTGTTCTTATTCACGCTATCTATGGCAGTCTTGATAACAGTCTGCCTCATGAGATTGCTACGGCTAGCGAGCAGCATCGCGTCGGGATGGAAGACGACGTCGTGCACCGCGGCAGGCGCCCCCCCGCCGTCCCCTGGCAACACGTCGTTACTAAGGTGCTCCCGGCGCGGCTGGGGGACGGCGTGGGGGAAGGACCATTTCTCGCCCTTCTGATGATCATCATTAACTAACTCGAAGGATGGCTTCTGAATTGCGTCACTCAAGCAGATATTCACGAAAACCCGCTCTCCACCGCTGCCTCCGGCCGCGAGGGCGAGGAAGGGTCGAGGCTCTACGAAAACAATGTCAACCCCACGCTCTTTTTCGTACTGTTTTAACTCACGCTcatattgtttttgcttttccgGATCACAGAGGTTTTTAGCATACTCTGTAAAAAGTTTTCGAAACTCTTCATCCTTGAATAACTTCGCTAAGAGGGACAAATTATCTTCAGAAAACACATCTCTGAGAGCGAACGACTCACAAGTAGCCATATTGGGTGTTGATTATTAGATCGGTTAGTCTCCGGGCCGTCGCTGAGGCGGAGGTGCCGATTTCTCCTTCAAGTATTCAATTCAATTATGCATATCGTATTTAGTCGCCGTAGTAAGCACATTCTGTACATTACTCTTgaattgaaatataataataattttgaaaatctgTGACAATATCCATTCGTATAAAGCCGATTAAGTGTGGTCGTACTTCTTGACCCGGCTGTGTTGATGTGTTACCATGGGAACAGTTGAGCAGGCTCTTTAATactctatatctgtctctttaaGTACATGCACACAATTTTCACCTACGCCTTTATGGGAAACACACATGCATCATTTGATTTCCTACTATTATTGTGCGTTTATTTAACACGACGGTATTATTGAAAATTCTCGATCATCTGCATACATGAAAAGACAATCTGTTAAACGGGgcagacattctctctctctctctctcgctctcgctctcgctctctctctctctcattatcattaacattgttagtaAAAGCATTCCTGTTGTAATTTTacgtgtcattatcattatcagtgttatttatttataacgttattttcatctttataatattcatatcttcattattattgctgttacgaTTTGCTACGGCATATAGTAGTTCTTACATTGCAACATGATCTGAGCGTGCGGTGTACTTGCAATCTCACTTTACTTATCCTACTTAAATTAACTTTATCAAACTAGGGGTAGGATGGCCGCTTCAGCATTTAGTTTGAGTAATTCCGCCCCTATACCAAAAATAAATCTGGCAACAATATGACtgaaattatatgtgtatgtactatCCCTTAAATtgtcatgaatatatttatgtggaCATTTTTCTTTACTGAGCCTATGGATCTGCTACATATAATGTCATCATGTTTACGATATTTATCATCTTAGGTCCTTGGCAATTATAGGTTTAGTCTTGCCTCTCTTTGCAACATTCTGGGCCCGTCTCTGTCAAAGATCGTTCTccccttacaatatatatgtttatcaggTATGTATACTAGTACAATTAGCAAATGCCGCAACGATagctttctatacacacacacacacacacacacacacaccacacacacacacaccacacacacacacacacacacacaacactatatatatatatatatatatatatatatatatataatatatatatatatatgtgtgttgtgttgttgtgtggtgtgtttatgtgtgtgtgtgtgtgtgtgtgtgtgtatatacacatatacatatatacatatatatacacacacatatacatatatacatatatacacacacacatatacatatactatatatatatatatatatatatatatatatatatatatatatatatatatatatatatgtgtgtgtgtgtgtgtgtgtgtgtgtgtgtgtgtgtgtgtgtgtgtgtgtgtgtgtgtgtgtgtgtgtgtgtgtgtgtgtgtgttaaaacggGCGGATCTTGTGGATAGGATGGATAAATATACTGTTCATTTTTTAAGCTTTAATTAGAACCTCTATAAAATACATACTGGCAATTTCATTTCAGGTCTAGAACACATAAAGTACACAAATATAACTGAACTATTATGGTTATATCCTCTTCATAACAaggtacacaaatatatatgaattcattggCACAAACATACCCGCTACTTCTCCCGTGAGACACTACTGTCTTGCACTGGGAAGATCTAGCTTCACCCGGGCCtcccatatatatggcccggcctgtgttaACCTTTTacggctgtctcattttgttctctgacactcgatgcttacCGTGATTGCCAGCAGGTCGCCATGATATAAGCATGCCGCATttctttaccagcccggcagcTGTTGTGGgggggtccctgtctcagaaattgtgtattCACAACTCTGtaagtgcatgcaacacctgtctacatagtcaattgtctctatgatctgccatgcgcaatggaaACCCTAGTCTGatttgtgaagaatgacttcggtaccttattgattgtttcagagagtgccagtggctccccagcctgtggcgtctgagtacatCTGGTCGGGGGGAAggatctcgtttttctctctgtgaagctgcaggaggaaggcacgagctatGGCTTTACACTTttgccttaagattttttggctTGGTTTTATGATCATATTCtatcgttttatatatttgtcttgtattttttatattggtatgcgtattttttttcttatattttatcctcatggtgtctttgtttttatgtgtacatTTTATTGCCCAATGGTTTTATCACATATTctgtttaatttgtattttattgtaatttactttgagaaatgattcgtttATTTTGTGACGTCACAAGTCCATGGACATCCCGCGCCCTATGACAAAAAAACAGTGCCAAGGGGAAATTTCTGGGGGTTTTAAATCTACCTTCCCCTCTGCTGAAGCATCACCAAAGTTTGTATTAGTCCTatacgttacttgcctaggttctgTTTTCGCTGGACGTTATCAGTATATGAATCAATAAGGCACTAGTTATATATAAGTTAAATTTCCCAAGGGTAACATTATTCCTTAACTTTTTAATGTTACGTTTCTACATGTCAGTTCTTCTCAGCCTATGCAAGGACTCAATTTCAGTCATAGCCAAGTTCACTGTATTTTATTAGCCTATCTTTCAATGACGATTTCAGTGAGCTGTGTATTTTGAACTTTACCCCATTATTTACTGtattgttttgggttttacatgttctttattttgtgttttatcttttacttttatgcTTTACTTCTTTTAGTCTATAagcttttatttaataatttcttaTACGATTTCAGTCGAGTTTTAGTTCCCATTCTAGCTACTGCTTACCTGTTATCGTTTTAAATACTCgcttttacttctgtttttaTTCAGCCTTTCTCCTTTACGATTTCATTAAGATTTTAGTGCTGTTTTAACTACTGTTTACCTGTCACCTTGTTTTagagttgttttattttgttttcccattTGCCCACTTTTTCCCTTAATCTTACCTTTATTTTCCCTCgttattctttaatattttgcTTACTCTTTACCACGCCTGTGCTTCTATTAGGGCCCTCTGCTTCTACTCTACTACATTGATGATGTTCACGACATGTTtaaaaaaggatagataaatagccaCTGCATCAGTAGCAAACAACTCAACATCTCCGGGGGTTCTCAACATCTCCgtgggctaagcaagctttctgctCATGGTCCATAGGCTGTTGTGCccgatcagcagcaaacaagggtagatctttcaattgaaattttgaataattggatgaggactctgaagcttttctgcagaaaaTTGTgacgggatgaaacatggctctaccaatTGATCCCGAGAACAAAATTCAATATTTagtagtggctgcccagggggggaagtggaccagtcaaagaaAAATCTAGCAttcaagagaaaagggaaatgcagAAGGATTTCtgattgacttcctcgagagaaagggaaaacaattacatctgcttattagaATGCTTTTTAGAGAAAACTGTACAAAAAAAACTCGGAAAAACCccttggaaagctgcatcaacgcattccttcaccacgaaaatgcacccgctcacggcggtCGGCAAACACGAGCTGTGCTATGGGAGTTTGATGGAAAATGTCTGACATCACCTTACAGTCGCGGTTTAGCCCCatcgacttctttttgtttccaaactttaaaattaattggaaagtaccaattttccattgtttaaagatgtaaaaagagttGCTCTGACATGATTCACATCACTTGATTCcaaactggcggcgatgcgttattccCTGCTTTGAAGGGTTTCACGCTTGAACACGTTATGACACGTTAGTAAGAATGTTTAGTTGTATTGAAATTCAAAGCCTtcaatatgatttttaattatggatttttccatgaactttttgaagcccccacggacatatacaca
It encodes the following:
- the LOC119589980 gene encoding probable diaminopimelate decarboxylase, chloroplastic (The sequence of the model RefSeq protein was modified relative to this genomic sequence to represent the inferred CDS: added 177 bases not found in genome assembly); its protein translation is MEGQDVNSKDEVLQAVRTGESGGEEHVTVEGVHIHVGSAVSRTQVYADIARAAARTLREIRERGWPRASTINLGGGLNIRLSGLSGKNEERPATPEKLVGAILPLLPEGSTLLLEPGRSLVATAGVLMTEVLGMKVNGERRFLMVDAAMTEVIRPALYGAHHPVTHVTIPSSQERAVMDVVGPVCESGDFLAHRCMLSPSPSSGDALVVWATGAYCSSMASNYNLRPRAIEVLVKAPDLYTVVRRPENFGDLISCYM